From the Manis javanica isolate MJ-LG chromosome 13, MJ_LKY, whole genome shotgun sequence genome, one window contains:
- the LOC140845719 gene encoding ral-GDS-related protein-like isoform X2, translating to MEDVPAVSSVPVLAVSTGDIPGVVSGPELEPLEPSGPGLRAPAGMAPGLIEPEADPEPTSPCAASTPCAVREEPPTILQFTPRLVAEQLTLMCAELFTKLTYSEWKANLWHQAPTRTIEHLAPTIHQIRQSGATANVVTSSCLGAPSMTDRDRARVVEFWIWVAKECLALRNFAALHAILLALQCPAIRRLESTWRHVSWWVVLYQGPGYLRGQGYP from the exons ATGGAGGACGTCCCAGCAGTGTCCTCAGTCCCGGTGCTAGCTGTGAGCACCGgggacatcccaggagtggtctcaggccccgagctggagcccctTGAGCCCTCAGGCCCGGGGCTCAGggcacctgcaggaatggcaccaGGCCTGATAGAGCCAGAGGCAGACccggagcccaccagcccctgtgccgcGAGCACCCCCTGTGCCGTGAGGGAGGAGCCGCCCACCATCCTGCAGTTCACCCCCCGCCTGGTGgctgagcagctgaccctgatgtgtgcg GAGCTGTTCACCAAGCTGACATATTCTGAATGGAAGGCCAACCTTTGGCACCAGGCACCGACAAGAACCATTGAGCACCTAGCCCCCACCATCCATCAGATCAGGCAATCTGGTGCCACAGCTAACGTGGTCACCTCCTCCTGCCTTGGGGCCCCGAGCATGACGGACcgggacagggcccgagtggtggagttctggatctgGGTGGCCAAG gagtgtctggccCTCAGGAACTTTGCTGCCCTacatgccattctcttggccctgcagtGCCCTGCTATTCGTCGTCTGGAGAGCACCTGGAGACATGtgtcctggtgggtagtcctgtaCCAGGGACCAGGGTACCTGAGGGGACAGGGATACCCCTAG
- the LOC140845719 gene encoding uncharacterized protein isoform X1 — translation MEDVPAVSSVPVLAVSTGDIPGVVSGPELEPLEPSGPGLRAPAGMAPGLIEPEADPEPTSPCAASTPCAVREEPPTILQFTPRLVAEQLTLMCAELFTKLTYSEWKANLWHQAPTRTIEHLAPTIHQIRQSGATANVVTSSCLGAPSMTDRDRARVVEFWIWVAKVSHGTAPGVHPGILGPAPLLGLLSGWVPGAAYTVSGPLLPGECGPGPTGPRGRGAGTVIPGPFLGLSYSPPPRRAAQQVPGVLRSLGVCLLKDRNSWGDRSREAGHALSSVFPPRSVWPSGTLLPYMPFSWPCSALLFVVWRAPGDMCPGG, via the exons ATGGAGGACGTCCCAGCAGTGTCCTCAGTCCCGGTGCTAGCTGTGAGCACCGgggacatcccaggagtggtctcaggccccgagctggagcccctTGAGCCCTCAGGCCCGGGGCTCAGggcacctgcaggaatggcaccaGGCCTGATAGAGCCAGAGGCAGACccggagcccaccagcccctgtgccgcGAGCACCCCCTGTGCCGTGAGGGAGGAGCCGCCCACCATCCTGCAGTTCACCCCCCGCCTGGTGgctgagcagctgaccctgatgtgtgcg GAGCTGTTCACCAAGCTGACATATTCTGAATGGAAGGCCAACCTTTGGCACCAGGCACCGACAAGAACCATTGAGCACCTAGCCCCCACCATCCATCAGATCAGGCAATCTGGTGCCACAGCTAACGTGGTCACCTCCTCCTGCCTTGGGGCCCCGAGCATGACGGACcgggacagggcccgagtggtggagttctggatctgGGTGGCCAAGGTGAGTCATGGGACAGCCCCTGGGGTCCATCCTGGCATCTTGGGACCGGCTCCCCTCCTTGGTCTGCTGTCAGGATGGGTGCCTGGGGCTGCCTACACAGTAtctgggcccctcctgcctggGGAATGTGGACCTGGACCCACAGGCCccagggggcggggggcagggacagtcatccctggccccttccttgggttgagctacagtcctccacccaggagggctgctcagcaggtaccaggtgtgctgcgctccctgggtgtctgtctccttaaggacaggaattcatggggggacagaagcagagaagcaggccatgcgctcagctctgtcttccctcccaggagtgtctggccCTCAGGAACTTTGCTGCCCTacatgccattctcttggccctgcagtGCCCTGCTATTCGTCGTCTGGAGAGCACCTGGAGACATGtgtcctggtgggtag